A stretch of the Sphingobacterium thalpophilum genome encodes the following:
- a CDS encoding M23 family metallopeptidase, with product MNKTIAMLIGMLPFIGSLVQAQDIIKSRNYPQDYFSRPMHIAPQASGSFGELRATHFHGGDDYRTQQRINIPVHAAAEGFVSRVRVQIGGGGNYVYIDHPNGYTSVYMHLESFNDALAAIVKDEQYKQKRFDVDVFLQPNQVPVKKGEFIANSGNTGGSAGPHLHFEIRDTKAQLPLNPQLFGLLFPDGVKPVIRGVTIYDLGGELFDEHTPRRHQTIRAIGDGRYTLASNAPIPVNGTFGIGINTVDRRGGISFTYGVYSIELFLDNKNISTVVFESIPFDQTRAIQSYIDYPYFKKSGVRIQKSFKDPNNPISIYKSLNKLGTIELKDNDVHEVKYVVKDVQGNRSELNFTVQNSPTLSISRKPAAGLKMFHYGDENKYEAENARVYMGKNILYNDLYFNYAQGAKPAKGYSAMHYIHNSYIPVFGYYKLMIKPDFSLPARLYDKALIVSASGGAQGGKYEDGWVVANVREFGGFYVAVDTIAPIITARNLTDGKNVSRQRSIDFTISDNLSGIDTFNAYIDGKWVLMKYDPKTRHVWHDFEPNLAAGNHVFKLEVKDNKDNLKVYEASFIR from the coding sequence ATGAACAAAACAATAGCTATGCTGATCGGTATGCTGCCGTTTATAGGTAGCCTGGTCCAGGCACAAGATATCATTAAAAGCCGTAACTATCCGCAGGACTATTTTAGCCGGCCGATGCATATTGCACCCCAGGCCTCTGGTTCATTTGGTGAACTCCGGGCCACACATTTTCACGGTGGAGATGATTACCGCACACAACAACGGATCAACATCCCGGTTCATGCGGCAGCTGAAGGTTTCGTATCCCGTGTCAGGGTACAGATCGGCGGTGGGGGCAACTACGTTTATATTGACCATCCGAATGGTTATACTTCGGTTTATATGCACCTCGAGAGCTTTAATGATGCACTGGCTGCAATTGTAAAAGACGAGCAGTATAAACAAAAACGATTTGATGTGGATGTCTTCTTACAACCGAATCAGGTGCCGGTAAAAAAGGGCGAATTTATTGCCAATTCGGGCAATACCGGTGGTTCGGCTGGGCCGCACCTTCATTTTGAAATCCGGGACACCAAAGCGCAGCTACCGCTCAACCCACAACTTTTTGGGTTGCTATTTCCGGATGGTGTCAAACCGGTCATCCGCGGGGTCACCATTTATGATCTGGGTGGGGAACTATTTGATGAGCATACTCCCCGGAGGCATCAGACGATACGCGCTATAGGTGATGGCAGGTACACATTGGCATCGAATGCACCGATTCCCGTTAACGGCACATTCGGAATTGGCATAAATACAGTCGACAGACGTGGCGGTATATCTTTTACTTATGGTGTGTATTCCATAGAACTCTTTTTGGACAACAAAAACATCAGCACCGTCGTATTCGAATCTATTCCTTTTGACCAGACGCGGGCTATACAGTCCTACATTGACTATCCATATTTTAAAAAATCCGGCGTTCGGATACAGAAAAGTTTTAAAGACCCCAACAATCCGATCAGCATCTACAAGTCTCTGAACAAGCTGGGCACGATCGAATTAAAAGATAACGATGTACATGAAGTCAAATATGTCGTCAAGGATGTCCAGGGAAATAGAAGCGAATTGAACTTTACAGTGCAGAACAGTCCGACATTATCCATAAGCCGCAAACCGGCCGCAGGACTCAAAATGTTCCATTACGGAGATGAAAATAAATATGAAGCGGAGAACGCCAGGGTCTATATGGGCAAAAACATCCTCTACAACGATCTTTATTTCAACTATGCTCAGGGCGCCAAGCCAGCGAAGGGCTACTCCGCTATGCACTATATCCATAATTCATACATTCCTGTATTCGGTTATTATAAACTGATGATCAAGCCCGACTTTAGTTTGCCAGCACGATTATACGATAAAGCATTGATCGTCTCTGCTAGCGGCGGCGCACAGGGCGGGAAATACGAAGATGGCTGGGTAGTGGCCAATGTACGTGAATTTGGAGGCTTCTATGTCGCGGTGGATACCATTGCGCCGATCATCACCGCACGTAATCTCACAGATGGAAAGAATGTATCCCGGCAGCGGTCGATCGACTTTACGATCAGTGACAACCTATCAGGCATCGATACTTTCAATGCATACATTGACGGTAAATGGGTCCTGATGAAATATGATCCGAAAACCAGACATGTCTGGCACGATTTCGAACCGAATCTGGCTGCCGGCAACCATGTCTTCAAATTGGAGGTCAAAGACAATAAAGACAATTTAAAAGTGTACGAAGCTTCTTTCATCCGCTAA
- a CDS encoding fumarylacetoacetate hydrolase family protein: MKIIAIGRNYIDHAKELNNPVPENPIIFLKPDTAVLKDNKDFYYPEFSKNIQFETEIVLRICKEGRHVTPKFAASYYDAIGLGIDFTARDVQQELKAKSLPWELAKAFDHSAVISNLIPKEEIADIYAIDFSLQQNGQAVQQGNTKDMIFSFEDLIVYISRFITLRKGDLIYTGTPAGVASVAIGDVLEGFIGAQKMFSCKIK; the protein is encoded by the coding sequence ATGAAAATAATTGCAATCGGTCGCAATTACATAGACCACGCTAAAGAGCTCAATAACCCTGTTCCAGAAAATCCCATCATATTCTTAAAACCTGATACAGCTGTTTTAAAAGACAACAAAGATTTCTATTATCCGGAATTTTCCAAAAATATCCAGTTCGAGACCGAAATTGTGCTGCGGATCTGTAAAGAGGGCCGACATGTGACCCCAAAATTTGCGGCAAGCTACTATGATGCAATCGGTCTGGGTATCGATTTTACCGCGAGGGATGTGCAACAAGAACTCAAAGCGAAAAGTCTTCCCTGGGAATTGGCAAAGGCCTTTGATCATTCGGCAGTCATCAGCAATTTGATTCCGAAGGAAGAAATTGCTGATATCTACGCGATCGATTTCTCTTTGCAACAGAATGGGCAGGCCGTTCAACAGGGGAACACCAAGGATATGATCTTTTCTTTTGAAGACCTTATCGTATATATTTCACGGTTCATCACGCTGCGTAAAGGGGATCTGATTTATACGGGGACCCCCGCTGGAGTGGCGTCAGTTGCAATCGGCGATGTGCTGGAGGGATTTATCGGGGCACAGAAAATGTTCAGCTGCAAAATCAAATAA
- a CDS encoding HAD family hydrolase, with protein MNKLQAVLFDLDGTLIDSEYFYFKNWAPILQQEFDLKITYEDWIRDFAGHTLAHNVKRLVEVCGYDTTEEYMWKRTRAAYADSNMSDIELMPFAEEILAYLQEQQIRIGLVTSSYRSTVDTVLGKHGLLRYFEFFVTRECVESPKPDPEPYLLALKKLDLPGEACVAIEDTITGSTAALVAGLQLIAVTKQAVERARLTTVENIVENLSEAKEMLAKWISQ; from the coding sequence ATGAATAAACTACAGGCGGTATTGTTTGACTTGGACGGTACTCTTATTGATTCCGAATACTTTTATTTTAAAAACTGGGCTCCTATATTACAGCAAGAATTTGATCTTAAGATAACCTATGAAGATTGGATCCGCGATTTTGCCGGGCATACACTCGCACATAATGTGAAGCGCTTGGTGGAAGTCTGCGGTTATGATACCACAGAAGAATATATGTGGAAACGTACCCGTGCCGCCTATGCCGATTCGAATATGAGCGATATTGAGCTGATGCCTTTCGCTGAAGAAATTTTGGCTTATCTACAAGAACAGCAGATCCGTATCGGATTGGTGACATCAAGTTACCGCAGTACCGTGGATACAGTGCTCGGCAAACATGGGCTGCTACGTTATTTTGAGTTTTTTGTGACCCGCGAATGTGTGGAGTCTCCCAAGCCTGACCCCGAACCGTATCTTTTGGCATTGAAGAAGCTGGATTTGCCAGGTGAGGCCTGCGTAGCGATTGAAGACACAATCACTGGTAGTACTGCGGCTCTGGTAGCCGGACTGCAGCTGATCGCTGTAACGAAGCAGGCGGTAGAACGTGCTAGACTAACAACTGTGGAAAACATTGTGGAAAACTTGTCGGAAGCAAAAGAAATGCTAGCGAAGTGGATTTCGCAGTAA
- a CDS encoding gluconate 2-dehydrogenase subunit 3 family protein, translated as MNRRTAIKQLFIVAGGLTILSSCLNDGGASIVLNKLKISAADEQFLGDLADILIPKTDTPGGKDLNLHLFVMKMVDDCESPENQQKFVGGFNKLRKQLNLTDSEATKTALLNLKDQTDEKAFFDIFKSRAIQGYMNSEYVMKNKVVYKLIPGPYNGAVNIKG; from the coding sequence ATGAACCGAAGAACAGCAATCAAGCAACTTTTCATTGTAGCAGGAGGACTGACCATTTTGTCGTCCTGTCTGAATGATGGAGGAGCGTCAATTGTATTGAATAAGCTGAAAATTTCAGCTGCTGACGAGCAATTTTTGGGCGATTTGGCCGATATTCTTATTCCGAAGACAGATACGCCGGGAGGAAAAGACCTGAATTTACATCTTTTTGTGATGAAGATGGTCGACGATTGTGAGTCGCCCGAAAATCAGCAGAAATTTGTTGGTGGATTCAACAAACTGCGGAAGCAGCTAAATCTGACAGACAGCGAAGCTACAAAAACGGCGTTGTTAAATTTGAAAGATCAGACCGATGAGAAGGCCTTCTTTGATATTTTTAAATCGCGGGCAATCCAGGGATATATGAATTCGGAATATGTAATGAAGAATAAAGTCGTTTACAAACTTATTCCAGGACCGTACAATGGAGCGGTAAACATAAAGGGATAG
- a CDS encoding GMC oxidoreductase, with protein sequence MANLNIDSEKNRTYDAIVIGSGISGGWSAKELCEKGLKTLVLERGRDVQHIKDYPTTNMMPWEFEHRNEMPYKIKQENPIVSKCYAFHEDAAHFFVKDNEHPYIQEKPFDWIRGYQVGGKSLLWARQTQRWSDFDFEGPARDGFAVDWPIRYADLAPWYAYVEKFAGIAGDHDGLPELPDGEFLPGYPLNIVEKYFKEKVQQRYPERKVISARCAHLSKPNPIHIEQGRVQCQNRVLCQRGCPFGGYFSSNATTLPWAAKTGNMTLRPFSVVHSILYDEQKGRAVGVRVIDTNTKEEIDFYAKLIFVNAAAINTNLILLNSKSNRFPNGLGNDSGVLGKYVAFHNYSARIYAEYEGHLDYTVEGRNPAGGGYIPRFRNLHKQETDFLRGYAAGFGASRGKESDRSGLGLDLKNNLLNPKLGIWQVGSHMMGETIPKESGMVKLDGSKTDDWGIPLLKIAVDYDENDEKMKKDYIEVMTEMFTDAGFTNIRPDTHWQAPGLDIHEMGGVRMGHDPKTSVLNKWNQMHAVKNVFVTDGACMTSTSTQNPSLTYMAFSARSVDYAVSEMKKGNI encoded by the coding sequence ATGGCAAATTTAAATATTGACAGTGAAAAAAATAGGACCTATGATGCAATCGTAATAGGTTCGGGTATCAGTGGTGGCTGGTCCGCAAAAGAATTGTGTGAGAAAGGGCTAAAAACCCTGGTGTTAGAACGTGGACGGGATGTACAGCATATCAAGGACTATCCGACGACCAATATGATGCCCTGGGAGTTTGAGCATCGGAATGAGATGCCTTACAAAATCAAGCAGGAAAATCCAATCGTTAGCAAATGCTATGCATTTCATGAGGATGCGGCGCATTTTTTTGTCAAGGATAATGAGCATCCATATATACAGGAAAAGCCTTTTGACTGGATCAGGGGGTATCAGGTAGGCGGGAAGTCGTTGTTGTGGGCTAGGCAGACTCAGCGTTGGTCAGACTTTGATTTTGAAGGTCCGGCGCGCGATGGTTTTGCTGTCGACTGGCCGATACGCTATGCGGACTTGGCTCCGTGGTATGCTTACGTCGAAAAGTTTGCTGGTATTGCTGGCGATCATGACGGGCTTCCAGAACTACCAGATGGTGAGTTTTTGCCCGGATATCCGCTGAATATTGTCGAAAAATATTTTAAAGAAAAAGTACAGCAGAGATATCCGGAACGAAAAGTGATTTCTGCACGTTGTGCTCACCTTTCCAAGCCAAATCCAATCCATATCGAACAGGGCCGTGTGCAGTGTCAGAATCGTGTGCTCTGTCAAAGAGGCTGTCCTTTCGGCGGTTATTTCAGTTCTAATGCTACGACACTACCCTGGGCGGCCAAGACGGGTAATATGACCCTACGTCCATTCTCAGTCGTGCATTCTATTTTATATGACGAACAAAAAGGTAGGGCAGTTGGTGTGCGGGTCATTGATACCAATACCAAAGAGGAAATTGACTTCTATGCAAAATTGATTTTTGTAAATGCTGCCGCAATCAACACAAATTTGATTCTGCTGAATTCCAAATCTAACCGTTTTCCAAATGGTTTAGGAAATGATAGTGGGGTATTAGGGAAATATGTAGCATTCCATAACTATAGTGCCCGCATCTATGCCGAATATGAAGGGCATTTAGATTATACGGTAGAAGGACGAAATCCTGCGGGGGGCGGTTATATCCCTCGTTTTAGAAACCTTCATAAGCAGGAGACAGATTTCTTACGGGGATATGCGGCTGGTTTTGGCGCATCGCGAGGCAAAGAATCGGATCGCTCCGGCTTAGGGCTGGACCTTAAAAATAATCTCCTGAATCCCAAATTGGGCATCTGGCAGGTCGGTTCACATATGATGGGCGAGACCATACCAAAAGAGTCGGGTATGGTAAAGCTCGATGGAAGCAAAACGGATGACTGGGGAATTCCCTTGTTAAAGATTGCGGTCGATTACGATGAAAACGATGAGAAAATGAAAAAAGATTACATCGAGGTCATGACCGAAATGTTTACAGATGCTGGTTTTACCAATATTCGGCCTGATACACATTGGCAGGCTCCAGGGCTTGATATCCACGAGATGGGCGGTGTCCGTATGGGACATGATCCGAAAACTTCGGTGCTCAACAAGTGGAATCAAATGCACGCGGTAAAAAATGTCTTTGTTACAGATGGCGCCTGCATGACATCGACATCGACTCAAAATCCTTCGTTGACCTATATGGCATTTTCTGCCCGATCTGTAGATTATGCGGTCAGTGAAATGAAAAAAGGAAATATTTAA